A genomic window from Triticum urartu cultivar G1812 chromosome 7, Tu2.1, whole genome shotgun sequence includes:
- the LOC125523569 gene encoding DNA polymerase alpha subunit B gives MEEEIRGEFEGSGFTIGGDSAQILSTLLTYCINYKMSPADLVSNWEVYYLNRQLDGLKVESSYLDGFLSHLQNEVKEKLIKEETDLHIYSSNDVDMLLSNTHTDEEGFLGTPSTKQEKPHGESSNSELTPLTTERPSSIRAAKTNGDRITPFAQRVNKFTQHYVLNADNVASEPSKDDVETSEDELIRRIQPSQKCTLQVQRSKPEPGCRFMYDRMEDRFNYLEDRIGRSARLFSATGLCGQPADATLASEENMFAVGMVICDGEGRLNEKSILLQGSVEHSRGQRVRLDLKDINQFSLFPGQVVGIEGHNPSGHCFVASKLTDSIPISVDDQLPCAKKQAVDHEGHQNSNTLSRVLSSVIAAGPFTTTDNLLFEPLQELLSYACRKQPQLLILMGPFIDSDHPEIKKGTSDQSFHDIFHFEILRKLQDFTQYLGHNVRVILVPSVRDAHHDAVFPQPAFDLHLPEDITQQITCLSNPSLFSSNEIQFGCCTVDILKQLSGDEISRKPPGGKATDRIGRLATHIVKQQSYYPLYPPAAGVPMDFSLAKEALEIPSAPDVLLLPSDLAPSVKVLSVNEDTEEHKRFICVNPGRLSKGIGGGTFVELYYNEDTEKTKAFIMRI, from the exons ATGGAGGAGGAGATCCGCGGGGAGTTCGAGGGCAGCGGCTTCACCATCGGCGGCGACAGCGCCCAGATCCTCTCCACGC TGCTGACCTActgcatcaactacaagatgagCCCTGCGGATCTCGTCTCCAACTGGGAGGTCTACTACCTCAACAG GCAACTGGATGGGTTAAAGGTCGAAAGCTCATACCTGGATGGTTTTCTGTCACACCTTCAAAATGAAGTAAAGGAAAAGCTTATAAAAGAAGAAACAGACCTTCACATTTACTCCAGTAATGATGTTGACAT GCTCTTGAGCAATACGCACACAGATGAAGAGGGCTTCCTGGGCACACCAAGCACGAAACAGGAAAAGCCACATGGAGAGTCATCTAACTCTGAGCTTACTCCTCTGACAACTGAAAGGCCATCATCCATCAGAGCGGCTAAAACAAATGGTGATCGTATTACCCCTTTTGCACAACGAGTAAATAAATTTACTCAGCATTATGTTCTGAATGCTGATAATGTGGCTAGCGAGCCAAGTAAAGATGATGTTGAAACCTCAGAAGATGAATTAATCAGAAGGATCCAACCAAGTCAAAAATGTACCTTGCAAGTTCAACGCTCAAAGCCTGAACCAGGTTGCAGGTTCATGTATGACAGGATGGAAGACCGA TTTAATTACCTGGAAGATCGTATTGGAAGGTCAGCAAGATTGTTTTCTGCAACTGGGCTCTGTGGACAACCTGCAGATGCTACCCTTGCTTCAGAG GAGAACATGTTTGCAGTTGGCATGGTAATTTGCGATGGGGAAGGTCGTTTGAATGAAAAATCTATCTTGTTGCAGGGCAG TGTTGAGCACTCCAGGGGACAGCGTGTACGCCTTGATTTGAAGGATATAAACCAGTTCTCGTTGTTTCCTGGCCAG GTTGTGGGTATTGAAGGCCACAATCCTAGTGGACACTGTTTTGTCGCATCAAAGTTGACTGATTCCATACCAATTTCTGTGGATGATCAACTGCCTTGTGCTAAGAAGCAAGCTGTTGACCATGAAGGGCATCAAAATTCGAACACACTATCAAGGGTGTTGTCATCG GTCATTGCAGCAGGTCCCTTCACAACAACCGATAATCTTTTGTTCGAGCCATTGCAAGAATTGCTCTCATATGCATGCCGTAAACAGCCCCAGTTGCTCATACTG ATGGGACCCTTTATCGACTCTGATCATCCTGAAATAAAAAAAGGAACTTCTGACCAGAGCTTTCATGATATTTTCCATTTTGAGATTCTGAGGAAG CTTCAAGATTTTACCCAGTATTTGGGGCATAATGTTCGTGTAATTCTTGTCCCATCTGTGCGTGATGCTCACCATGACGCTGTTTTCCCCCAG CCTGCATTTGACTTGCATTTACCTGAAGATATCACACAACAG ATTACTTGTCTGTCAAATCCAAGTCTGTTCAGTTCTAATGAG ATACAATTTGGCTGTTGTACAGTAGACATCTTGAAACAGCTGAGCGGTGATGAAATTTCTCGCAAGCCACCTGGAGGAAAGGCCACAGATAGGATCGGGAGACTTGCAACACATATAGTGAAGCAGCAAAG CTACTACCCTCTGTATCCTCCTGCTGCTGGTGTGCCCATGGACTTTTCACTTGCCAAGGAAGCATTGGAGATCCCATCAGCTCCTGATGTTCTTCTGCTTCCTTCTGATCTTGCTCCATCTGTGAAG GTGCTTTCCGTGAACGAAGACACGGAGGAACATAAACGATTCATCTGTGTGAACCCTGGGAGGCTATCAAAAGGTATAGGTGGTGGCACGTTTGTAGAGCTTTACTACAACGAGGACACCGAGAAGACGAAAGCCTTCATTATGCGCATCTAA